The Scyliorhinus canicula chromosome 21, sScyCan1.1, whole genome shotgun sequence region ccagccgcgtgtttctcggaaTCACACCTTTCGATGTCGACGGGGTTCTATCTTCCTGCTGCTTGGCAATGGAATTTCCCAGTgtaaccaccccacactgccgggaaacccacgggcagcaATGCGCTGCCAGGGAGAAAAGTGAAACACAGCACCCTGAGAGTTCCGGCCAATGTTATAAAATGTGCAACAACAAAAAACTTGAAAATGTTGGGATTAAAACAGAAAGCAACTGCTAAATTTTATATACAAGACGAGTTATTTTCCCTGTGATTATCTCATTTTCAATGCACTCACCAGGTGGTTACGTCTCAAATTATTCACTGTCAAAACATTTTGTCCTCTGCCAGTTTTTAAAATAAGCCTTCAAAGATCAATGCACATGTGGACCACATTGTCCGCACACCTGACACAAGATTCCCAAAGCAAGTTCTCTACTCCAAGCATTGTCACGCACCGGTTACCAGGAGGACCGAGAAAACGTTTCAGGGACGTCCTCAAAGCCTCACCGAAAAAATGCAACATCCCACCAATTTGTGGGAATCCCTTGCTCAAGGCTACCCAAAGTGGAGAAGAAGCCAACTGTTTTGAATGTTTCCGACAGGCCCAGGTAGAGGCCAAGCGCAAACAAAAGGAGATTGCTAAAATTCAagcaccctacccacccacccatccgccTCATCAAACGCTACCTGCCCTACCTGATGACCTTTAGTCATCTCAGGACCAAAAGCCCCGGCAGCACACtgattagctctgctgcctcacagcgccagggacctggttccGATTATGggacactctgtgcggagtctgcgcattctccccgtgtctgtgtttgtcctctccccctcccccccaagtccaaagatgtgtaggctggctggattggccgtgctaaattgccccttagggtggagtTTCAGCAGTAGGGTGGGGGaattgggcccaggtaggatgCCCCTTTGAAGGGTCGatacacactcgatgggccgaatggcctccttctgcactgtagggattctatgatacaagAAAGTTATCTTCAGGACTGTCCAAGGAGAACATgcacccccaggtccctctgttcctgcactccTTAGAATTGTGCCATTACGTCGGTATTGCCTCCTTCTATCCGttttgccaaaatgcatcactgcaCACTTCCCtgttttaaattccatctgccacttgtctgcccattctgtCAGCCTATGATCTATTGCAGACAATTTGTATCATCGTCATTGTCTGCCACTCCTCCAAGTTTGGTATCATTGTGTCCAAGTCAGTAGTACGTAGCGAAACCAAAAGCAGTGGTTCGAGCACTGACCCTAACACCAGTGCCTATCATCCTCCAATCGCAAAAACAATCATCtaccacaggggtgggcaaactacggcccgccaaaggtctttatgcggcccaccaagtcattaaaaaaatttttttaaaaattttttttaaggttaatgggggggggggggggggggggggggagctgttgggttacttactggtatagggtggatacgttgacttgagtagggtgatcattgctcggcacaacgtcgagggccgaagggcctgttctgtgctgtgctgtactgttctatgttctatatgaggcgcccagaatcataaccgggtgaagtaattattttacttaatatactatgcggccctttaaaattgtgaatttctgaatgtggcccttgcacggaaaagtttgcccacccctgatctaccaTGATGCGCTACTTTCTGCCCGTAagccaatttttaaaatccaattggacgctgatttgatttattattgtcacatgtattagtatacagtgaaaagtattgtttcttgcatgctgtgcaaacaatgcataccgtacatagggaaggaagaagagactgcagaatatgttacagttatagcaaggtgtagagaaaagattaacttaatacaaggcaggtccattcaaaagtcagatggcagtagggaagaagctgttctcgagtcggttggtacgtgacctcaaactttggtatctttttcctgacggaagaagatggaagagagtatgtctggggtgcgtggggtccttaattatgctggttgcctttctgaggcagcgggaattatagatagtgtcaatggatgggagtctggtttgtgtgatggactgggctacattcacgacctttttgtagtttcctgcggtcttgggctaTTCTATAAGCCTCAGTTTTGTCAATTAGCCTTTGTTGCAGTACCTGGTCAAGCATTTTCTTCAAATCCATATAGTCAACGTCTACCACATTACCTTAATTAGCCatctctgttacttcatcaaaaaaattcaattagattGGTGAATGATCATCTGACTTTTACAAGCCCATGCTGGCTCTTCTTGAACATGTTACCACCTTCCATTCCAGTCTTTCTCACAACTTCATACATGGCACTCTTGAATCCGGTTTCCATCCCAACCACGAGAGCTAAAAAAGCTCCAAAAACATAAACAATTGCATCTTTGCAATTTCCCTGCAGCTATGGGACATTGTGAAGCCTTAAATGCACAAAATGCAAGTTTTAATTCTAATTGCAATAGAAGCAAAGGTTCACAGCACTGTCCACGTGGTCACTCAATACATTTACAGTTACATCACATCTGAAAACTTACTACTGAATTTAACCTCAAGAGGGGTGTAATTATACAGTCAGCTTTCCTTGTTCAGTCCATAAGCAGATGTGAAATGTATCATTTTGCGACCAGTATTCTTAAtgcttggggggaaaaaaattaaacatcaccATTTGCGTGTCGACATAAAACGAGCTGGCCTTACCTCCGCTGTGATGGAGCCACAGAGTTGACTGATCAGGGTTAACTGATGTTGTTCTGTGTTACCCTGCATTATAGGGCTCCGAGTCCACATTTCAGCCATGATGCACCCAGCTCCCCACAAATCTATGGGTGGTCCATAATCTCGCTCacctgtgttgggggaggggtttgcaaAGGTAGACAAATGATATTACTAATCATGAAGCAGAGCGCAACTTGCAGGACTGTTGTACTTCCCAGTCTACTACTCTCTACCCAAAGGTGCCGAGGTTAGATCCCCAGGGCACTGGTAGCCTGCTTACCCCACCCTGGCGATAGCCCTCACATGCAAGCCCACACAATGAATACCATCAAACCAATCAACCACATGGATATCACACCCCTCATCCAATACAAACACATGTTCACTTCTCATAATTATTAAGTAGCTACCACCCGGACACAGTTATCCCTTCCTTTGACTGGGGCATGCATGCCAAATATATGCTTTCACCACTACCCCGCTGATTAGATTATTTCAGAGCACAGGTTAGGGTGGGAGGGACGTCTCAGGTTCACCCAGTCCATGAGACTTAAAAGTACATCATGTGGTATTGCAACACAGCAAAGGCAACTAAGCAGATCAATAACACAAAGGAGTCATAGTACAGGGCTTGGAGAATtgaagagagagacaggctaagCTTTACATCTTGCACATATCAGCATAGCTCTTGAGAAATTGCCAAAAGCAACAAGGGAACAATAATTAACACTGAATGAGAAgatagtgctgattggttggaaagtgGACTAATGGAGCCGTTGCCATGGCGAATGCAGCTTGAAATGGTTACCTGCCCAGCTTTGTTCAAGTTCAGACTAGCCCTGTCCTTGCAGACAGGAGGAACATGTCCATTCTTTATGCCTTTATCAACGAAACAAAAGATTAGGGAagtcattccctggttcattcctcagggcaattccATGACCAACCAGAGCCTGCCTGTTCGGATTGAATTGAACAAAGGTGGGCAATtaactaaaagcaaaatactgaggatgctgtaaatctgaaataaatacagaaaattctggataaacacagctggtctggcagcatctatggagagtgtGTCGAGTAGGAAAGATGGCTAACATTGTGTCATGAGGCATGATGGTAAAATAGGTCAACGGCTAAACATTGTGTCGTGAGGCATGATGGTCAAAGAGACAAACAGATTTGTCTGAAAAACTGCAGCTCTGTGCAGAATGAATTCCGTGGGACCAAACAGAACGACGACTTGCAACTGGACATTTTGCTGATAACGTTGTTTTTGAACAGTTAGAGCAAGGCTCTGCCAGGGAGAAATTAGGCCGGAATGTTTAATTGAACTAAGAATCAAAAACCTTATAAAATAGTAGGGACTTCCGGGATAACCCTGGGATCAACATTCGCAAACCCCGAGTTTGGAAGGTCACAGCACACACCCTCCAGAGCGATCCTGGCCAGGTTTCTTTACCGGATAGTATTTTTTAGTTCAAGTTGGGAGTCTTGAAACTTATGTAACTGTTTAAATAAAACACATAACTCAAGTTGTGAGTTAAATAAACGCTGTATTAAAATCAAGCTGCTGCAAGGACTAATTGGTCTGTTTCATCAGTTgccaccagcagagggcagcaacaagaggaacagttaatgtttcgagtccatacgagtcatatggactcgaaacattaactctgtttctctctccacagatgctgccagaccttttgcgtttttccagaattttctgtttttgttttggacaATTATCTATTCACCATGGCAATACCTCCACCGACTAgagcccacttgccaaccaatcagcactctcttctcatgcatgGTTGACGCTGTTGGTAACTTCTTGTGAGTTaacctgatgagtacaagatgagAAGCTTTGATAGCACCTCTCATTTCTCAGCACCATAAAAGTTGGCCAAGAATGTGCTGCGCAGAAGCTGTAGGGGCGATATGTTCCCCTAGTTCACGGATCAGGAGCGGAACGTCCAGAGAATTACAAGATGATACTCGTGGAACAATAGAAGGTTTATTCCAGGCCTCCATAAATAATATAGCACCAAACTAGAGAATTACAAACCTACATCAAACATTCACAAAAAAAAGAGGAGTAATTCAAGTGGGTAATGATAGGCTAGCTAACTTAAAATCCACAGTGGTTTAAATGTTTCTCCTTGGCCTGGCAGCAGAAAGCAATCACCAACTACACACCAACCAGAGAAAAGTGTTATCCAACTCAATCCCACTTTCTAGTTCTTGCTCCGTGGTCGtgtaggttacagcacttcataGACGtaaccaagtactttttaaatgcaATGAAGGTTTCTAGCTTCACCACCCtttttccatgatgtggagatgccggcgttggactggggtgagcacagtaagaagtcttacaacaccaggttaaagtccaacaggtttgttttgaatcgctagctttcagagcacagctccttcctaagacttcttactgcaccctTTTTCCAGGCAGTGAGAAAccactttccagcactgtgtcccaGCAGAATCAACCCCTGCAAGAAAGAAAACTATAGAGAAAAGATGTGCAAGCATCTTAGCCACAATGTGCACATCATCAGTATTTGCACCTTTCATGGAGACCACATAAGCCCTAAACATTCAGCATACTGCCAAACATTTACGCCCTTTCAATTAATGTCGGAGACCGATTCTAAAGAGCCATTCCTGGAACATTGCTCAACCATGTGTTGAACAGGGAGACAAACCACAGGTCATGGGGCCACATTACACAAGTAACACAAGGACATGTTTCAACACAATTGTTGTTATTGTATTTACTTCTAAAAAAGGTTTGCTAAACTTTTATGATGATAGTGCTGCTTTATGGGGTAATTTGAGCTGGGGAGACGCACCTTATTTTATCTATTCAGAACCCAAGAGGAAAAAGCAAATGTCCACCAAGATTGAAATGATTTGATGACAAGTTACAATCAGTCGTAACGATTAGGTGACACCAAAGTTTAGTTTTCAAAACCTATAGGTTGTGAGAGGAAGGGAACCTAGGAGGTGTGAGGTTCCACAGCAATATTGCACACCATATCCCTCAAATATTTACCCATGAGCCCCGAGGGCAGATGGGGTCACTATCACCATGGCATATCCTGGCCTAGCTGGTCACGTATGGTAGAGATTGTGGTAACCCACCTAGCAGGAGCTCCGGCGGACGGTACCACAGTGTCACAACCCTGTTGGTATAGCGGTTTGGTTGGCTATTCTTGGCCAGGCTAAATGCTCGAGCTAGACCAAAGTCAGCCAGTTTCAGCACACCATCCCGAGTGATAAGGACGTTAGCTGCTTTCATATCCCGATGCAAGATctggagggggggaaaaaaatgcaAGAATCAGCATAAAGCAAATGGTGTCAGAGTAGTTTGCACAAGTATTTATTTCTCCAAGGACAGGATCCTTGGCAGAAATTCCTTTGCAGCTCGCCTGGAGGCTCACATTTGAAACTCTTTGAGCCCTTTGCAGCTCAATGAGGCTGAGTaatgaacgtagaacatacaatgcagaaggaggccattcggcccatcaagtctgcaccgacccacttaagccctcactttcacgctatccccctaacccaataacccctaaccTATTTGGAtaccaaggacaatttaacacggccaatccatctaactggcacatctttggactgtgggaggaaaccggagcacccggaggaaacccacgcaggcacggggagaatgtgcaatgcaTTAGGCAATTTAGCTGCACTTACCCAAAATCTTTATGCTGTGTTACATCCGTactaggaataggccattcagcccctcgagcctgctctgccattcaataagatcatggctgatctgatcacgacctcaaccccacattctgcCTAGCTCCAATAACCTTAAACTGCCTTGTTATCGAAATCATCCCCCTTTACCAGAACACCAATTCCTTTTTAAGTACAAATATATTAAACAGCATAACGTATTTAGCACTGCAGTGCTCCGATAACCATGTAGCTATGACCAAGACTCTGGGCTTAACTATACACAAAACACTCTAAACCAGCAAAAGCCAAACCAAACCAACCGAGGTCACTCCATTTCACCTTGTTCCGATGAATGTAGTAGAGCCCGTTCAGTAACATCTGCATCACCTTCTTGATTTCTGCCAATGTGAACTTCACGTTGGCGTTGCTGAGCAGTCCAGCAAGGTCATGCTCACAGAAGTCAAATACCAGGTAGATGCTGCCCTTGTAGCGGTTATACTGCGTGGCTGAAGGAATTAAGCAGAAATATACATCACTGTCACCTTTTAACCATCACGATTCCAGGTGCAAGCACCCACTTTCATTTGTTAGGCCCGAAGCAAGACAGTGATAACCAAGGAGCTGACAGATGAAGCAATTCCAGATTGGGCGAAAACTGAAACCTCTGTAACTTCATAAATTGCCGTTAGTTCAAGTCACAGGCTGGGACCTCTGCCCAAGCCAGTAAGGCGCCTGgttcttatatatatatatatattgtgggggtgagacccaagcagacatggggagactatgcaaactccacacggacagtgacctggggctgggatcgaacccaggccctgaGCTCTGTGTTGTTGAAGAAAACTTGATGGGAGAAAAGTTATACTTCCCTCACCAACGCATGGTCACACCAGGTGAACACATTTCACGGGTCTTTGAGTTGTATGGACAGGATGTGCCTGGACATATGACTGGtggttgtaagggtccttcctaatGATTCCCTgacttcccctttctttattttttgccgttatcatttttgatccatggatgcttaatggacatgtgccTTTAGGTCAAGCGgcagggagaatgaggagttttaaAAGTTGCACCATAGTATATGGTGCTAGCCTTTGTGCAACAAAACTCAGACTTTGTGGTACCTGAGTGACAGGAAGGGACTTGATTTGACTGTTTGGCTGGTGgcaaatgaattggccaaaaggacaaattctgcccagtaacaggcagtgattggatcctgcctgagtgggaccATTTCCAGAGATGCAAGGAAAGCACAGTCGGGTGTCTGGACACTCGGGGGAAAGGACCCACTCTCTCTCgcgttttctccagaaaagctgctgtatttctgaaactgcagaggcctaaatgaatctacagtgaaaaccattacagactggaaagcagaaatctcGACTTGAAAGGCTAGTTTGAAAGAAAGTGTGCTAGAATCAACCATCTGAAGTATCttatccttattattttcacctctttcttcctttctgtgtttgtttggcatgtgtgtgtgtgtgatatatatatatatatatttattatatatagttaaagtggggggggggggggggggagattttgaATTAattgttaaccagttgtatttactgcatatttcattacagttgttataaataaaaagtaactgtgtttaaatttacaagcctggtgactgtaattattcgaCATCCAAGGGCCAGAATTTGGGTATTTTTCTTAGAACTATTGGTTAATTCAActgtgttgcaactccaggtaaaggggggctggaattgaccgtgccccTGCCCAGGGTATTTTAGCAAAGTATGTTCGCATGATGTGAATATATTCCATGAAACTTGCACATTAACTGCTATCTGCTGCCGACAAGTATCAGCTAACTGCAACAGGAAAACCAGAGTATTGACTGGCAATGATATTAAGGCAGGAACCCACTAAAGACATAATATGCAGACTGAATTGCAGTTTGAATTGAGCTCACCTTTAGTGCGGCAGATCTCAATGAGATTCACCACGTTTTCGTGCTTCAGCAGTTGTAGGATTTTTATCTCTCTCAGGGCCGTGATGGGAAACTACCAGAaagatttgatttttttaaaaagcattacaATCATGTGTGCAAACACTTCCATATCTCAACAGACCTAACACAATTATTACtgagcaaaatattaatttacaaCCAGAAACAGAAAAACAGATTTAAGGATGTGGATAATGTTTCCCTTTCACCGTACTGATCAATGGCAACAAGAGGAGGGGTCGGGTGCCATTACATTGCAGTGAGAAAATTCACAGGAAAATCGTTCATGCATCACAAATAAACAGAAGGACATCCGATCAGAAGAAATAAAAATTCCTGCAACAGAATGTACAAGTCATTGATGAGGGACTGCCTGGTGCTGTACTGGTCCAGACAGAGCCCAATGCCAGGCACCAAGTCCATTAGATAGGGTTGGAAAGGGAGCCGAGCACAAGACCTTGTACAACTCTCCAGCAGGTCAAGGCTTGGAATTTCTACTCTTGGCTAAAAGGTTACTGGCAAGAAAAATGCCACAttcttttgtttttaatattAGTAAATGGGCGTCACTGGTAAGGTATTTACTGACATCCCCAATTGCCCGAGAAGGTGTTCCTGAACCACTGTAGTCAATATGGTGTAGGTACTCCAGCTGTTCTATTAGGAAGgctgttcctggattttgacccagcaacattgaaggaatggcgacatatttccaagtcagaccaTATGTAACAAGGAAGGGATTGCGCAGATGGTGGTAATCCCAATGCATCTACAGCTCTTCTAGGCAGCAGGGATCGCAGGTTTGGGAGCCAGGACTGGAGAAGTCATGGCCGGTTGCAGTAATGAACCGTGTAGATGGAATGCACGGCAGCCACAATGCACTGGTAGAAGAAGCggcgaatgtttaaggtggtagatgggAGTGCCGATCAATTGGGCTACTGtaccctggatggtgttgggtttcaggagtgttgttgaagctgcactcatccaggcgggTGGGGAGAATTCCATCACCTTCTAGACTTGCGTCTTGAAGGTAATTTACAGGGAATCAGGTGGAAAGTGAATCGCTGCAGAAAACCCAGACTCTGACCTATGTGAGGTAGCAAGGGAGGTCAGTGCCCACAGTTGTGAAGAAACACGAGCCACAGCCCACTGTTTTTTTACACCAGTGTAATTTGCATACACAGATGTCACACCATTAGGCCTGCAGAGGAGGAAAAATTAACTTTAATATCCAGGCTAACTTAACCCTACATACCCCTTCCTTTTCATTTTCCATCAGGACTTTCTTCAAAGCCACTTTCTTCCCCGTCTGTCGATGACGTGCTTTAAAAACCTCCCTGTAAAAACAATCACAGCACCTTCAGTCCAAAAGTTCCAGTGACTAACAAATTCTCCCAGAACAAATACAGCCATGCATTCCATAGGAAGAAAAACGGGTCAGAAGTTATAATTTTGCAATGCAGCAATTCGAAGAGTCAATATTTCCATATACTTGTAGGTCTTGAAATCGATTATGCAGAACTTCACTGTAAAACTGCTCAGAGCAACAAGCATTGCAGCAAATGAAATGTTCTCTTCCACCCCATTCCTACTCTTCTTCACACAATCATACACTGCTTTCGGTAGCATTCCTCGAAGTTTTGCACTGTTTATCTAGTGTCCACCCGTAAAGGAGAGATTCAATCTGAGCTAGCTGATTACCAAATGCAACTCCTTGGTTATCCTCCATTCCTGCTATGCAATCTGTGCCTTCCACTGTGCCCTGCCCTTTTCTCATTGCCCAGAATGTATCTTGTTTCTTCCTCTTGAGGGACCAACATCGGCTCAAGCTAACCTTGAATAGCCTTGAATGGCGAAAAAGGCTCAAAGGGTTGAATTGCTCCTAATTCTTAGGTTCCTGGCCTTtctatattctttttttaaaataaacatttattgaggtatttttggtattgtaacaacaacaaaacaaacaatgtacatgaaactataaacatagtgcaaaatccgtctccctcccttacaggtcccacctttattaaccccctaagctaaactaacccccctttctgctgacgattaattttccgcgaagaagtcgacgaatggttgccatcaCCAGACGAAcccgaacagtgaccctctcaaggcgaacttgaattTCTCCAGAGAAAGTTCGCCATGTCTGattgccaggtctccgacttcgggggcttggagtccctccaagctaatagtatctgtctccgggctaccagggaagcaaaggctaggatgtctgcctctttctcctcctggattcccgggtcttgcgacaccctgaaaatcgccacctctggactcggtgccacccttgtttttaacaccgtggacatgacatctgcaaacccctgccaaaatcccctaagcttcggacatgtccagaacatgtggacatggttcgctggtcctcccgcacactttgcacacctgtcttcgacaccaaagaacctgttcatccgggccactgtcatgtgagcccgatgaacgaccttgaattgtatcaggctcagcctagcacatgttgcggacgcgttgactctactcaacgcgtccgcacagaccgtcctctatctctccccccagctcctcctcccacttgcgcttcagctcctcggtctgcgtctccgctgaccccataagttccttgtaaatgtcagagatgctcccttcacctacccaccctctggaaactaccctgtcctgaattccccttagcagtaggagcaggaagggtgacacctgtttacgtaggaagtcccgcacctgcagataccggaaTTTGTTTCtcctcgcggggtcttgcccacccaaatgaagccagtgatcactttgttgacccgtttaaaaaaggaccgcggaataaagatggggagacactgaaatacaaacaggaatttcgggaggaccgtcatcttcaccatctgcaccctcccagccagtgacaacggaagcgcgtcccatttccgaaaatcgtccttcatttggtctactagtcgggcagccggtcccattcctgcgccacttgatgcctaggtacctaaagcttccccctaaacggcagctcccccaatcgcctctcctgtcccctcgcctggaccgcaaacatctcactttcccccatattTAGTATATactccgaaaaccggccaaattcccatagaatcctcatgatttcttccatcccctctattgggtcgaAAACATACAgaagcaagtcgtctgcatagagcgagactttgtgctccacaccaccaccaccccccccccccccccccccccccccccccccccccccgaccagccccttgaggctctcagagcaattgccaacggctctattgcTAGCGCAaagaacagtggggagagggggcatccctgtcttgtccccccccggtgcagtctaaaatagtccgatattgtcctattcgtctgtacacttgccacaggagtctgattgcaacctgacccagtcaataaagccctgctcaaatccgaaccgtcccagtacctcccacagataatcccattctacccgatcaaaagccttttctgcatctattgcgatcactacctccacctccctaccttccggggcatcataatcacgtttaacaaccttcttacattggccaacaactgcctacccttaacaaacccagtctggtcctccccaataacacccggaacacaatcctcaatcctggaggacaacattttggccagcaatttagcatccacattcaacaggggaaatcagcctgtaggacccacacagctccgggttcttgtcccgcttcacaATCAGCAAagtcgtggcctgtgacatcgtcaggggcagcacccctctttcccttgcctcattgaacatcctcatcaacaccggctccATTATCCCAGAgagctttttataaaactcctgtGGGTAGCCGTCCGGTCTCAGGACTTTAGCCGACTGCATGGAATTCAGACCATCTACTATCtcctccaacccgatcggggcccccagcccttctaccagctccccgtccgcctttgggaaattcagcccctccaagaagtgtagggggttccgacctgtacaccTACTGTAGAAACCCTTAAACgctttattcacccctgctgaattgCCGTTCTATATTCTTGTAAACACTCTTACAATCTGCTTCAATGTTCCTGGCTTATTTACTCTTATTCGGCTTCATCCCAAAGCAACTTTTTTGGTTGCCCTTTGTTAGTTACTAAAACACTCTTATCATTTACAACTTTATAAGCTGCTTTTAATTGTATACCATCCCTAACTTCCCCAGTAAGCCACAGATGGATATTTTGCACTGTTTTAGCTTTTTAATGGAAGTTATTTTTGTTGAAAATTGAGTCATTTCTTTAAATATTTGCTGCAGCAGCAGGCGGCTCCATTTCCGTTGAGTGCGCTTGCTGACCCACGGGGCTCGAGCTACTGTTCAGTCCTTGCCAGTTGCCATTGAGCTTCGCACTGAGGTCACCAATCAGTAGCTGAGCATCTGTTGAATAAGAGGTCGAGTCCATTGGCGTGATGCCCTTCTTGCCTGCCGTCCGTATCCCAGTGTATCCTCTCCCCTCTGTATCCCAGGGCAGAGGATACACTGCCTGCCGTCCGGGATCATCAGGCTCTCAACGCTCATTCCCTGGTCTGTCCACGGCATCTCACGGATGACGAAGGTGTCAAGTCAGTTAGTCTCCCAACATCCGGGCCATCTTCCCACCCCAGGTGTGTTCGGACATTCCAGTTGCCAATTCTGGTGATTAGTTTTGGTGTTGACATTGGGCGCGTCAAGGATCAAACTTTGTTTTCGCTTTCACCTAATCCCATCATTTGTACACCCTCAGATGTGTCGTCCTTTCTTTGCTGTTTCTGTAGCGGTGATAGGTTTttccttaaatttagagtactcaattatttttttttctcaattaaggggcaatttagaatgacc contains the following coding sequences:
- the cdk9 gene encoding cyclin-dependent kinase 9 — its product is MMARCPDGGMSVRLSADMIKHYEALDFQFCDEVGKYEKLAKIGQGTFGEVFKARHRQTGKKVALKKVLMENEKEGFPITALREIKILQLLKHENVVNLIEICRTKATQYNRYKGSIYLVFDFCEHDLAGLLSNANVKFTLAEIKKVMQMLLNGLYYIHRNKILHRDMKAANVLITRDGVLKLADFGLARAFSLAKNSQPNRYTNRVVTLWYRPPELLLGERDYGPPIDLWGAGCIMAEMWTRSPIMQGNTEQHQLTLISQLCGSITAEVWPNVEKYELYQKLELPKGQKRKVKDRLKAYVKDPYALDLIDKLLVLDPTQRIDSDDALNHDFFWTDPMPSDLKNMLSTHNQSMFEYLAPPRRRASHMPQQSTTQNKNPAAANQTEFDRVF